The Oncorhynchus kisutch isolate 150728-3 unplaced genomic scaffold, Okis_V2 scaffold852, whole genome shotgun sequence genome segment CAATGACACATGCAATTGGTTATGCAGCACTTATGACCCTTAAAGTTAGCGTAATGACGTGTTATTTGCCCACAGGGGTCAATGCTATGTTGAGGAAGGTGGCTGGTGCCGCGGCGTCCAAACCTCACGTGGAGATCAGGCAGAATGGGGAGCAGTTCTACATCAAGACCTCCACCACCGTGCGCACCACCGAGATCAACTTCCTCATAGGCCAGGAGTTCAATGAGGAGACAGTAGATGGCAGGAAGTGCAAGGTAAAGTCTCTGAGTCTGCCCCCATACAATGTAAAGGTAGTCTCTGCCCCATATAATGTAAAGGTAGTCTCTGCCCCCATCCAATGTAAAGGTAGTCTCTGCCCCTATACAATGTAAAGGTAGTCTGCTCCCATACAATGTAAAGGTAGTCTGCTCCCATACAATGTAATGGTAATGTCCCAATCCTATTCAGATAGCATTTGTAcggatgaaggaaaggagacaaggagaggaagctacattgagacgcagcccatgttCACTCATTCAGATCAGATCCCCTTTCGATAAGTGAGGACAGGAAAGTACATGGATGTATTGACATGGACCCTCTTCATTGCATTACACTCATATCAACAGAGCCTGGCCACATGGGAGACCGAGAGCAAAATGTACTGCAGGCAGACTCTCCTGGATGGCAACGGCCCAAGGACCTTCTGGACCAGAGAGCTGAGGGGAGATGAACTCATACTGGTGAGGACGTTTGTGACTAAAGAAAGGCAGTAGGCAAGGCTGTCATGTCAGGCCCCCTCCGTTTTATCTATTTGTGCACTGAAACAAAGCAAATGCTTGCTtatgggtccttttccaacaatgcagagagaaagtgaaagattCAAATAATAAATAGTggcatgaggaataaatacacactgaataacaataacgagtaaaaaatagcatggctataaataacatggctatatatagggagtagaaaataacatggctatatacagggagtagaaaataacatggctatatacagggagtag includes the following:
- the LOC109877038 gene encoding cellular retinoic acid-binding protein 1, whose product is MTNFAGTWKMRSSENFDELLKALGVNAMLRKVAGAAASKPHVEIRQNGEQFYIKTSTTVRTTEINFLIGQEFNEETVDGRKCKSLATWETESKMYCRQTLLDGNGPRTFWTRELRGDELILTFGADDVVCTRIYVRENK